In the genome of Thermoplasmata archaeon, one region contains:
- a CDS encoding DUF998 domain-containing protein — MFSKTGTAPFSLVVMLVGAFVPLAFTVAIFADGSWTFNINTLSDLGISEDDFARMVFTVTCIIGGIFTAFFGFGKYMMKHGLDSATGFLLILAGVLLVAVGLFNKDTSVHIPVAIGYFLMMTAAIIVGLIGDYRNRRFLSMSVGIIVLLISYGSMPGFDLPGTEVISVFAICVWMFTQGVSLSFSNDYNTESDNRMVTE, encoded by the coding sequence ATGTTCTCTAAAACGGGCACGGCACCGTTCTCTCTGGTCGTTATGCTCGTGGGTGCCTTCGTACCCCTGGCATTCACTGTAGCGATCTTTGCAGACGGCAGTTGGACATTTAACATCAATACCCTCTCCGACCTAGGTATCTCTGAAGATGATTTCGCCAGGATGGTCTTCACCGTTACCTGCATCATCGGAGGGATATTCACAGCATTCTTCGGATTCGGAAAATACATGATGAAGCACGGACTGGATTCGGCAACCGGATTCCTCCTGATCCTGGCCGGGGTGCTTCTAGTCGCGGTCGGATTGTTCAACAAGGACACCAGCGTCCACATCCCCGTCGCAATAGGATACTTCCTCATGATGACCGCAGCGATAATCGTGGGCCTCATCGGGGATTACAGGAACAGGAGATTCCTCTCAATGTCTGTCGGTATCATAGTGCTGCTCATATCCTACGGTTCCATGCCCGGATTCGATCTGCCGGGAACGGAAGTCATCTCCGTATTCGCCATCTGCGTGTGGATGTTCACCCAGGGAGTCTCGCTGTCCTTCAGCAATGATTATAATACGGAATCCGATAACAGGATGGTAACAGAATGA
- a CDS encoding GTPase codes for MKFLFFIGTAGSGKSTLVGAFKQWCDDAGVDTVIVNMDPGADALPYTADVDIREWISLDEVMKEYNLGPNGAQIVAADLMAVNINKMKDVLSGYETDYVLVDTPGQLELFAFRESSNVLVDAFGREDSMLIYLSDPSLCKSPNGFVTAMVLGALAQFRLQLPMMNLLSKADTLNEEDEQRMLDWYSVPDALYGDLLDADMNPETVVGMELFKAMENTGVFGEIRSVSAETSVGLEEIYAAAQLSFFGGEDNEKS; via the coding sequence TTGAAGTTCTTGTTTTTCATCGGTACAGCCGGCAGCGGGAAGAGTACTCTGGTCGGAGCGTTCAAACAGTGGTGCGACGATGCCGGCGTGGATACCGTCATCGTCAATATGGATCCCGGGGCGGACGCATTGCCCTACACCGCGGACGTGGACATCAGGGAATGGATCTCCCTCGATGAGGTCATGAAGGAGTACAACCTCGGGCCGAACGGAGCGCAGATTGTCGCGGCGGACCTGATGGCCGTGAACATCAACAAGATGAAGGACGTCCTGTCGGGATACGAGACGGATTACGTCCTCGTGGACACGCCGGGACAGTTGGAGCTGTTCGCTTTCAGGGAGTCTTCTAACGTCCTTGTCGATGCGTTCGGAAGGGAAGATTCCATGCTTATCTACCTGTCCGACCCTTCTTTGTGCAAGTCCCCTAACGGATTCGTCACAGCAATGGTCTTGGGTGCGCTGGCACAGTTCAGGCTCCAGCTTCCCATGATGAACCTTCTCTCTAAGGCGGATACCCTCAACGAAGAGGATGAGCAGAGGATGCTCGATTGGTATTCCGTACCCGATGCGCTCTACGGCGACCTGCTAGATGCGGATATGAACCCCGAGACCGTGGTCGGCATGGAGCTCTTCAAGGCGATGGAGAACACGGGCGTCTTCGGAGAGATCCGTTCGGTCTCTGCGGAGACATCGGTCGGTCTCGAGGAGATCTACGCTGCCGCGCAGCTGTCGTTCTTCGGCGGAGAGGACAACGAGAAGTCCTGA
- the purL gene encoding phosphoribosylformylglycinamidine synthase subunit PurL produces the protein MADLMVKRDVPFPLFDVKILDASDEELKQVSSDMALGLSVDEMKVVRDYFKKEGRDPTDVELQSLGQAWSEHCCYKSSKPILREFVFGLDREDILSRGDAGVMVFDDDYGYCLRIESHNHPSAVEPYGGAATGIGGILRDVVCMGAQPIGLADPLCFGPIDYSGEIPPGTKHPRYLVNGVVSGIRDYGNRCGIPTITGGFFFDEKYTGNCLVNVACLGIVKRKDLANNFAGGPGEVMILIGGRTGRDGIHGVNFASADLTATSDEDSRGAVQLGDPITKEPVMHACFEVNAKHLITGMKDLGGGGLSCVVGEMALEAGCGADVDLEKVPLKEPGLAPWEIWVSESQERMMCTCKPENVEKVLEIFDMWDVLATPIAKTTDKRRTRLFWNGELIFDMDLEFLTGGPVYNRPYTLPKVSSKANEKFPALPSDKEVILKMLSDFNVASKEWAIRQYDHEVRASTAIHPMVGKLNETGPGDASVLLPVPGSKRGLAAAIGCNPWFCEADPYKGGMAAIDETCRNIVAVGAMPNAFTDCLNFGNPEIPERLGVFREAVRGLGEIARELNIPIPSGNVSLYNEAPGGKHILPTPMLLGCGIIDDVTKAVTADFKRAGSCIFIVGKTKDEMGASLLFRKFGGVEGEVPGVDIPALKRNMANLLKAMDKRLVLSCHDCSDGGLAIAVAEMCISGQIGAELDLSAMEGDLRRNLYSESNSRWIVEVDGKDVTEFTQIMGDDAQIIGITKGDSLKIKDNGTEIPVSEMRKAWNDPIWNIMGGGSQ, from the coding sequence ATGGCAGATCTGATGGTCAAACGCGACGTCCCCTTCCCGTTGTTCGACGTGAAGATCCTGGATGCCTCAGACGAGGAGCTCAAGCAAGTATCCTCGGACATGGCATTGGGACTCTCCGTGGACGAGATGAAGGTGGTCCGCGATTATTTCAAGAAGGAGGGCAGGGACCCCACCGATGTGGAGCTCCAGTCCCTCGGTCAGGCATGGAGCGAGCACTGCTGCTACAAGAGCAGCAAGCCGATCCTCAGGGAGTTCGTCTTCGGACTGGACAGGGAGGACATCCTCTCCAGGGGAGACGCCGGTGTCATGGTATTCGACGATGACTACGGTTACTGCCTGAGGATAGAGAGTCACAACCACCCCTCCGCAGTGGAGCCGTACGGAGGTGCCGCCACAGGTATCGGCGGAATCCTCAGGGATGTTGTGTGCATGGGTGCGCAGCCCATCGGACTGGCCGATCCGTTATGCTTCGGCCCCATAGACTACAGCGGGGAGATCCCTCCCGGAACAAAGCACCCCAGGTATCTGGTAAACGGTGTCGTGTCCGGTATCAGGGACTACGGAAACCGCTGCGGAATCCCCACGATCACAGGAGGATTCTTCTTCGACGAGAAGTACACCGGCAACTGCCTTGTGAATGTGGCATGCCTCGGAATCGTCAAGAGGAAGGACCTTGCCAACAACTTCGCCGGAGGGCCCGGCGAGGTCATGATACTCATAGGCGGCCGTACCGGCCGTGACGGTATCCACGGAGTCAACTTCGCGTCCGCCGACCTTACAGCCACGTCGGACGAGGATTCCAGGGGTGCCGTCCAGCTGGGAGACCCCATCACCAAGGAGCCTGTCATGCATGCATGCTTCGAGGTCAACGCCAAGCATCTCATCACGGGAATGAAGGACCTCGGAGGAGGCGGACTCAGCTGCGTCGTCGGAGAGATGGCGCTGGAAGCAGGCTGCGGAGCCGATGTCGATCTTGAGAAGGTCCCGCTGAAGGAGCCCGGACTCGCACCCTGGGAGATATGGGTGTCCGAGTCGCAGGAGCGTATGATGTGCACCTGCAAGCCCGAGAACGTGGAGAAGGTCCTGGAGATCTTCGACATGTGGGATGTGCTGGCCACACCCATCGCCAAGACCACGGACAAGAGGCGCACACGCCTGTTCTGGAACGGCGAGCTGATATTCGACATGGACCTGGAGTTCCTGACCGGAGGACCGGTCTACAACAGGCCCTACACCCTTCCCAAGGTCTCGAGCAAGGCCAACGAGAAGTTCCCCGCACTGCCTTCCGACAAGGAGGTCATCCTGAAGATGCTGTCCGATTTCAACGTGGCATCGAAGGAGTGGGCCATCAGGCAGTACGATCACGAGGTCCGTGCGAGCACCGCCATCCACCCGATGGTCGGAAAGCTGAACGAGACCGGTCCCGGAGACGCATCGGTCCTCCTGCCGGTACCCGGCAGCAAGAGGGGATTGGCAGCAGCCATAGGATGCAACCCGTGGTTCTGCGAGGCCGACCCCTACAAGGGCGGAATGGCGGCCATCGACGAGACATGCAGGAACATAGTCGCCGTCGGTGCGATGCCCAACGCGTTCACCGACTGTCTCAACTTCGGAAACCCCGAGATCCCGGAGAGGCTGGGAGTGTTCAGGGAGGCAGTCAGGGGACTGGGAGAGATCGCACGCGAGCTCAACATCCCCATACCCTCCGGAAATGTCAGTCTCTACAACGAGGCGCCCGGTGGAAAGCACATCCTTCCCACGCCCATGCTGCTCGGATGCGGTATCATCGACGATGTAACCAAAGCCGTCACAGCAGACTTCAAGAGGGCGGGAAGCTGCATCTTCATAGTCGGAAAGACCAAGGACGAGATGGGAGCATCGCTCCTGTTCAGGAAGTTCGGCGGAGTAGAGGGAGAGGTCCCCGGAGTGGACATCCCCGCACTGAAGAGGAACATGGCCAACCTGCTGAAGGCAATGGACAAGAGACTGGTCCTCAGCTGCCATGACTGTTCCGACGGAGGATTGGCGATCGCAGTGGCCGAGATGTGCATCTCAGGTCAGATCGGGGCCGAGCTCGACCTTTCCGCAATGGAGGGCGATCTCAGGAGGAACCTGTATTCCGAGAGCAACAGCCGTTGGATCGTCGAGGTCGACGGAAAGGACGTCACGGAGTTCACACAGATCATGGGCGACGACGCGCAGATCATCGGAATCACCAAGGGCGATTCCCTGAAGATCAAGGACAACGGAACCGAGATCCCCGTCTCAGAGATGAGGAAGGCTTGGAACGATCCCATTTGGAACATCATGGGAGGTGGTTCCCAATGA
- a CDS encoding AAA family ATPase, with product MVKSIVLKVAMPQRQAESGFGRARLDSASRRELELEIGDIVEIVGKRTVVAKVFPSSIDEEGHGLIGIDGLTRTNAGVSIDENVTVRKCVPKEAISITLSPNIPDGKKIRFGKGIEEVFSNGLQGRPLVTGIDIIVPNVALMGNRSTFNVSSTNPGGPVMVTKRTDIVIKDSAQKQTVKTSSGKQITYDDVGGLDDELKRIREMVELPLKHPELFTRLGIGAPKGVLLFGPPGTGKTLIAEAVANESGAKLFSVRGPEIIGQYYGQSEERLREIFKEASESTPSIVFLDEIDSIAPNRDSVSGEVERRVVAQLLTLMDGLGDRGNVIVIGATNREDSIDPALRRPGRFDREIEIGIPGRKARSDILNVHMRGMPLTEDVSLDALAGMTQGFVGADLAALCREAAMKCVRSHMKDLDLDKPIPNEILENMKVSMNDFREALADVEPSGMREVLVEIPKVTWEDVGGLDDVRKQIEEAFVPEEGNKSYERLGITPAKGVLLYGPPGTGKTLIAKAIANEAGANFITVNGPEMASKWFGESERAIRQIFKRAKQMAPCIIFFDELDSIAPIRGSGDSSAWEKVVAQMLTSMDGVESLNNVMVMGATNRPDMIDPALLRPGRFDKLVLVGKPNEKARLHILKVHTRNMPLMGVDLEYIASKTDGYVGADLAALCREAGLTAYRKNNGAEFVSADDFDGALQNVVPSVDSRMFENYDKIGKDLNKRRSGWDNVPFYG from the coding sequence ATGGTTAAATCCATAGTCCTCAAGGTTGCCATGCCGCAACGTCAGGCGGAATCGGGATTCGGCCGCGCCAGATTGGACAGTGCCTCCCGCCGCGAACTAGAACTCGAAATCGGAGACATCGTGGAGATCGTAGGCAAAAGGACAGTGGTCGCCAAGGTCTTCCCCAGCTCCATAGACGAGGAAGGGCACGGCCTCATAGGCATAGACGGTCTGACGAGGACGAATGCCGGGGTATCCATCGATGAGAACGTCACCGTGAGGAAATGCGTCCCGAAGGAAGCGATATCCATCACCCTATCGCCCAACATCCCCGACGGGAAGAAGATCCGCTTCGGGAAGGGGATCGAAGAAGTGTTCTCCAACGGCCTTCAGGGAAGGCCGCTCGTCACCGGGATCGACATTATCGTCCCCAACGTCGCCCTCATGGGCAACAGGTCCACGTTCAACGTCTCATCCACCAATCCGGGCGGACCCGTCATGGTCACGAAGCGCACGGACATAGTCATCAAGGACTCCGCTCAGAAGCAGACGGTCAAGACATCCTCCGGCAAGCAGATCACATACGACGACGTCGGAGGATTGGACGACGAGCTGAAGAGGATCAGGGAGATGGTCGAGCTCCCCCTCAAGCACCCCGAACTGTTCACGAGATTGGGCATCGGAGCACCCAAAGGAGTGCTTCTGTTCGGACCTCCTGGTACAGGTAAGACCCTCATAGCGGAGGCGGTCGCCAACGAGTCGGGTGCGAAGCTCTTCTCGGTCCGCGGACCGGAGATCATCGGACAGTATTACGGACAGAGCGAGGAGAGGCTCAGGGAGATATTCAAGGAGGCATCTGAGAGCACCCCGAGCATAGTATTCCTCGACGAAATAGATTCCATAGCCCCCAACAGGGACTCCGTGTCCGGAGAGGTGGAGAGGCGCGTCGTCGCACAGCTCCTCACGCTCATGGACGGGCTCGGGGACAGGGGCAACGTCATAGTCATCGGGGCCACCAACAGGGAGGACTCAATAGATCCCGCCCTCAGGAGGCCGGGTAGGTTCGACAGGGAGATCGAGATAGGTATCCCCGGAAGGAAGGCCCGCAGCGATATCCTGAACGTCCACATGAGGGGGATGCCGCTCACCGAGGACGTGTCCCTCGACGCATTGGCCGGGATGACTCAGGGATTCGTGGGCGCCGACCTTGCCGCATTATGCAGGGAAGCAGCGATGAAGTGCGTCAGATCGCACATGAAGGACCTGGACCTGGACAAACCGATCCCCAACGAGATCCTGGAGAACATGAAGGTGTCCATGAACGACTTCAGGGAGGCTCTGGCCGACGTGGAGCCCAGCGGAATGAGGGAAGTCCTCGTGGAGATCCCCAAGGTCACATGGGAGGACGTCGGCGGATTGGACGATGTCCGCAAGCAGATCGAGGAGGCCTTCGTACCCGAGGAGGGCAACAAGTCCTACGAGAGGCTAGGGATAACCCCCGCCAAAGGCGTCCTGCTCTACGGTCCCCCGGGGACAGGTAAGACGCTCATCGCGAAGGCCATCGCCAACGAGGCTGGGGCCAACTTCATCACTGTCAACGGCCCCGAGATGGCCAGCAAATGGTTCGGGGAGAGCGAGAGGGCGATCCGCCAGATATTCAAGAGGGCCAAGCAGATGGCCCCGTGCATCATATTCTTCGACGAACTGGATTCCATCGCTCCTATTCGCGGGAGCGGGGACAGTTCCGCCTGGGAGAAGGTCGTCGCCCAGATGCTCACGTCCATGGACGGGGTGGAGAGCCTCAACAACGTCATGGTCATGGGAGCGACCAACAGGCCCGACATGATCGATCCCGCCCTTCTCAGGCCGGGAAGATTCGACAAGCTCGTTCTGGTCGGAAAACCGAACGAGAAGGCGCGTCTCCACATCCTCAAGGTACACACGCGCAACATGCCCCTTATGGGCGTGGACCTCGAATACATCGCATCCAAGACGGACGGATACGTGGGAGCGGACCTTGCCGCATTGTGCAGAGAGGCCGGACTGACCGCATACCGCAAGAACAACGGCGCTGAATTCGTCTCCGCGGATGACTTCGACGGCGCACTTCAGAATGTAGTCCCGTCGGTGGATTCCCGCATGTTCGAGAACTACGACAAGATCGGGAAGGACCTCAACAAGCGCCGCTCCGGATGGGATAACGTCCCGTTCTACGGATGA
- the purQ gene encoding phosphoribosylformylglycinamidine synthase subunit PurQ, whose translation MKAEDVRVCVIRIEGTNCEDEMANAWNMVGAKAEKVHLKQLIGQAPADMRRSLEDYDVLAFPGGFSAGDYVRAGAIFAARIKAGIGGDVKRFVESGKPVIGVCNGFQILVELGLLPAFDQVMADEPNAALYNNVSGRFECRPTVLRNDNKGKCIFTKCIPEKKTLMIPSAHGEGNLLSLDPDFVQKLEDNDQVVFRYVRPDGSDADYPWNPNGSPSDIAGICNPAGNVMGMMPHPERVMTRFTHPDWTRGYDTEEGDGRCVFESVIKHLEKF comes from the coding sequence ATGAAGGCAGAGGATGTAAGGGTATGCGTCATACGCATCGAAGGTACGAACTGCGAGGACGAGATGGCCAACGCATGGAACATGGTAGGTGCGAAGGCGGAGAAGGTCCATCTCAAGCAGCTGATCGGACAGGCACCCGCCGACATGAGGCGCAGCCTGGAGGACTATGACGTACTGGCCTTCCCCGGAGGATTCTCTGCAGGGGACTACGTACGCGCAGGAGCGATCTTCGCAGCGAGGATCAAGGCCGGTATCGGCGGCGATGTGAAGAGGTTTGTCGAATCGGGCAAACCCGTCATCGGAGTCTGCAACGGATTCCAGATCCTGGTGGAGCTTGGTCTTCTGCCCGCCTTCGACCAGGTCATGGCTGACGAACCTAATGCTGCGCTGTACAACAACGTGTCCGGAAGGTTCGAGTGCCGTCCGACCGTCCTTAGGAACGACAACAAGGGCAAGTGCATCTTCACCAAGTGCATCCCCGAGAAGAAGACGCTGATGATCCCCTCCGCACACGGAGAGGGTAACCTCCTGAGCCTGGACCCTGATTTCGTCCAGAAGCTCGAGGACAACGACCAGGTCGTCTTCAGGTACGTCCGCCCGGACGGTTCCGACGCCGACTATCCCTGGAACCCCAACGGATCCCCCTCGGACATCGCAGGTATCTGCAACCCGGCCGGTAACGTCATGGGTATGATGCCCCATCCCGAGCGTGTGATGACCAGGTTCACGCACCCCGATTGGACCAGAGGATACGACACGGAGGAAGGGGACGGAAGATGCGTCTTCGAATCCGTTATCAAACATTTGGAAAAGTTCTGA
- a CDS encoding tRNA uridine(34) 5-carboxymethylaminomethyl modification radical SAM/GNAT enzyme Elp3 — translation MDERIAALSEEIIDAVKTHRVKDRDELQNLKLKLSKKYDLGTVPKSSEILANVKDEDRKLLTPFLIKKPMRTMSGVAVVAVMSSPFDCPHGKCAYCPGGVANNSPQSYTGKEPAARRAGRNDFDPFKQVSDRIKQLTDIGHQTDKIDLIIMGGTFTCRDPEYQEWFVRRCFDAMNGIDSITLGEAQALNELSEHRCVGLTVETRPDVFDDSQIERSMRLGATRVELGVQILDDDILDRVDRGHRTDAVRDCTKRCKDHGLKICYHLMPGLPGSSPDHDLECFRKVFDDPNYRPDMLKFYPTLVVDGTKVLEWWKEGSYKPLDTDEAVDLLCRMKEAVPEYVRIQRIQRDIPVPQITAGIMKSNIRQLVADEMERRGTECRCIRCREVGHRGIKLEDPDKVSLKITEYDASGGKEYFVALEYEDSLVGYVRVRVDDNPVATIRELKVFGKIVSIGEDGDDWQHRGYGKTLVAEAERIAKENSKQGIRVTSGVGVRKYYESLGFRKSLPYMQKDF, via the coding sequence ATGGATGAGCGCATAGCGGCACTGTCCGAGGAGATCATCGATGCGGTCAAGACGCATCGCGTCAAGGACCGCGACGAGCTGCAGAATCTCAAATTGAAGCTTTCTAAGAAGTATGACCTAGGCACGGTACCGAAGAGTTCGGAGATCCTCGCCAACGTCAAGGACGAGGACCGTAAGCTCCTCACCCCGTTTCTGATCAAGAAACCGATGCGCACGATGAGCGGAGTCGCCGTCGTCGCGGTGATGTCATCGCCTTTCGACTGCCCTCACGGGAAGTGTGCATACTGTCCCGGAGGGGTGGCGAACAACTCCCCGCAGTCGTACACGGGTAAGGAACCGGCCGCCAGGCGTGCCGGAAGGAATGATTTCGATCCCTTCAAGCAGGTCTCCGATAGGATCAAGCAGCTTACGGACATAGGACATCAGACGGACAAGATCGACCTGATCATAATGGGAGGGACGTTCACCTGCAGGGACCCGGAATACCAGGAATGGTTCGTCCGCAGATGCTTCGATGCCATGAACGGCATCGATTCCATAACGCTGGGGGAGGCCCAGGCATTGAATGAGCTCTCCGAGCACAGATGCGTCGGCCTCACGGTCGAGACACGTCCCGATGTCTTCGACGATTCCCAGATCGAAAGGTCGATGAGGCTCGGCGCCACAAGGGTGGAGCTGGGCGTGCAGATCCTGGACGATGACATCCTTGACAGGGTCGACCGCGGCCACAGGACCGATGCGGTGCGCGACTGCACGAAGCGCTGCAAGGATCACGGTCTGAAGATATGCTATCACCTCATGCCCGGACTGCCGGGGTCGTCACCGGATCATGATCTGGAGTGTTTCAGGAAGGTCTTCGATGACCCGAACTACCGCCCGGACATGCTGAAGTTCTATCCCACTTTGGTCGTAGACGGCACAAAGGTGCTCGAATGGTGGAAGGAGGGCTCATACAAGCCCTTGGATACCGATGAGGCGGTCGATCTGCTCTGCAGGATGAAAGAGGCCGTTCCCGAGTATGTGAGGATCCAACGCATCCAGAGGGACATACCCGTGCCCCAGATCACAGCGGGGATCATGAAGAGCAACATCCGCCAGCTCGTCGCCGACGAGATGGAGAGGCGCGGGACCGAATGCAGATGCATACGCTGCAGGGAGGTCGGCCACAGAGGTATCAAACTGGAGGATCCCGACAAAGTATCGCTCAAGATAACCGAATACGACGCCAGCGGAGGTAAGGAGTACTTCGTCGCTCTGGAGTATGAGGATTCATTAGTTGGATACGTGCGCGTGAGGGTCGACGATAATCCGGTTGCCACGATAAGGGAGCTGAAGGTCTTCGGTAAGATCGTATCCATAGGCGAGGATGGTGACGATTGGCAGCACAGAGGCTACGGGAAGACGCTCGTGGCAGAGGCCGAGCGCATCGCCAAGGAGAACTCCAAACAGGGTATCCGCGTGACCAGCGGCGTGGGCGTCAGGAAGTACTACGAGTCGCTGGGCTTCCGTAAGTCTCTACCTTACATGCAGAAGGACTTCTGA
- a CDS encoding DUF120 domain-containing protein, protein MDGKHTFALRKLALMGALDDYIMLSSRELGENLMMSQQSASKKILELIDEGYIVRDLGARKQRIKITSKGVEEMKKEYSEYRRIFEKSDHLILRGEVVSGMGEGGYYICQDGYLTQFEKKLGFTPFQGTFNVRIYPEEIGKLDIIRSTSGIMIDGFISEGRSFGSVIAYRCKIHNIECAIIVPERSHYVDILEIIAPCSVRRTLSLVDGDKVDIKAIL, encoded by the coding sequence ATGGACGGTAAGCACACCTTCGCCCTTCGGAAGCTCGCACTCATGGGTGCCCTAGACGACTACATCATGCTCTCCTCGAGAGAATTGGGGGAGAACCTCATGATGAGTCAACAGTCAGCCTCCAAAAAGATTTTGGAACTCATCGACGAGGGATACATCGTCAGGGATCTGGGCGCCAGAAAGCAGCGCATCAAGATCACGAGCAAGGGTGTGGAGGAGATGAAGAAGGAGTACTCCGAATACCGCAGGATATTCGAGAAGAGCGACCACCTCATCCTCCGCGGAGAGGTCGTTAGCGGAATGGGTGAGGGCGGATACTACATCTGTCAGGACGGCTACCTCACGCAGTTCGAGAAGAAGCTCGGGTTCACGCCCTTCCAGGGTACCTTCAACGTCCGCATCTATCCCGAAGAGATCGGTAAGCTGGACATCATCAGGAGCACCTCCGGGATCATGATTGACGGTTTCATCAGCGAGGGAAGGAGCTTCGGCAGTGTCATCGCATACAGGTGCAAGATCCACAACATCGAATGCGCCATCATCGTCCCCGAGAGGTCCCATTACGTGGACATCCTGGAGATCATCGCACCCTGCAGCGTACGCAGGACTCTCAGCCTGGTGGACGGCGACAAGGTCGACATCAAGGCAATATTATGA
- a CDS encoding AAA family ATPase — translation MSNDETIIDRQDLDQTFTDEVAELKAKIVTLEDRNVRLVEDLRNAENEKRYAEGELFRLQKDLARLRGEMERLKTPPLIIGSLRDILPNNRVVVKSSTGPDFVVALSDYIDPKTLIPGSRVTLNKQTLAVMEVIPASVDPIVSGAEVLEKPNVTYDDIGGLKQQMLELREAVEDPLLRPELYAKIGIEPPKGVLLVGPPGTGKTLMAKAVANATNATFIRLVGSELVQKYIGEGARLVRDLFDLAKQKAPSIIFIDELDSVGGKRLDVATSGDREVQRTLMQLLSEMDGFTAIKDVKIIGATNRPDILDDALLRPGRFDRIIDVGLPDVEARTQIFSIHIGHMNVDKKVSARKLAEQTEGLSGAEIKNMCTEAGMLAIRDGRNKANERDFMNAKEKVMEAGRNKANPAPAYMFQ, via the coding sequence ATGAGCAACGACGAGACCATAATCGATAGACAGGACCTCGATCAGACGTTCACTGACGAGGTCGCGGAACTCAAAGCTAAGATCGTCACTCTGGAAGACAGAAACGTAAGGCTTGTAGAGGACCTTCGTAACGCGGAGAACGAGAAGCGTTACGCTGAAGGGGAACTCTTCAGGCTCCAGAAGGACCTGGCGAGGCTCAGGGGCGAGATGGAGAGGCTCAAGACTCCTCCGCTCATCATCGGAAGCCTCAGGGATATCCTCCCCAACAACCGTGTTGTCGTGAAGAGTTCTACAGGACCGGATTTCGTCGTCGCACTGTCCGATTACATCGACCCCAAGACACTGATCCCGGGATCCAGGGTCACACTGAACAAGCAGACCCTGGCCGTCATGGAGGTCATCCCCGCATCCGTCGACCCGATCGTTTCGGGAGCCGAGGTGCTGGAGAAGCCCAACGTCACCTACGACGACATCGGAGGACTCAAGCAGCAGATGCTGGAGCTCCGTGAGGCCGTCGAGGATCCGCTGCTCAGGCCCGAACTCTACGCCAAGATCGGTATCGAACCCCCGAAGGGAGTCCTCCTCGTAGGGCCTCCGGGAACCGGAAAGACCCTGATGGCCAAGGCTGTCGCGAACGCGACCAACGCCACCTTCATCAGACTGGTCGGATCCGAACTGGTCCAGAAGTACATCGGAGAGGGTGCAAGGCTCGTCCGCGACCTGTTCGACCTGGCGAAGCAGAAGGCACCCAGTATCATATTCATCGACGAACTGGATTCCGTCGGAGGAAAGAGGCTCGACGTCGCGACATCCGGAGACAGGGAGGTCCAGAGGACCCTCATGCAGCTCCTCTCGGAGATGGACGGATTCACCGCGATCAAGGACGTCAAGATCATCGGAGCGACCAACAGGCCCGATATCCTGGACGATGCACTCCTGAGGCCCGGAAGATTCGACCGTATCATCGATGTCGGTCTCCCCGACGTGGAAGCTAGGACGCAGATCTTCAGCATCCACATCGGTCACATGAACGTGGACAAGAAGGTCTCCGCGAGGAAGCTCGCCGAGCAGACCGAGGGACTCTCCGGAGCGGAGATCAAGAACATGTGCACCGAGGCGGGAATGCTCGCCATCAGGGACGGAAGGAACAAGGCCAACGAGCGCGACTTCATGAACGCCAAGGAAAAGGTCATGGAAGCTGGAAGGAACAAGGCCAACCCTGCTCCCGCATACATGTTCCAATAA
- the purS gene encoding phosphoribosylformylglycinamidine synthase subunit PurS, whose product MAVLEIRIELKKGVADPEGKNTKKTLESLGFKGLGEVKTVKLFEMEIDLPPEEAKKAGEEMCRKLLANPVIQNYKVTVR is encoded by the coding sequence ATGGCTGTATTAGAGATCAGAATCGAGCTCAAGAAAGGCGTTGCCGATCCTGAAGGAAAGAACACTAAGAAGACATTGGAATCGCTTGGATTCAAGGGCCTCGGAGAGGTCAAGACCGTCAAGCTGTTCGAGATGGAGATCGACCTGCCTCCGGAAGAGGCGAAGAAGGCCGGCGAGGAGATGTGCAGAAAGCTCCTGGCCAACCCCGTAATCCAGAACTACAAGGTCACGGTGAGATGA